Genomic DNA from uncultured Acetobacterium sp.:
GCACTCCTTCCATTATAACTGAGTACTTTTTTCTGTCGCATTAAGTTTCTTATTCAATCTAGAATCATTAATCATTTCGATGATTTTATATAATGAAATTGCATTGAAAGCGACAATTAATGGGTATGCTCCCGCTAAATACCAGTAAGAAATGGCTGTATAGGCTGATATTTCAGTATAGGCAACGCCGATGGCAAGTACAAACGCGCTAAATAATAATCCCGACAAAACCAACCAAAAATCAAGGAGATTGTATTTCTTTCGCCATTTTTTTATCAAAATCAGAACAGTGATACAACCATAGGCTATTCCACTCAGCAAAAAAACAAGAACGCCACAAAGTTGATAAATACTTTGTATGCCATTTAATATTTGAATGCGTACCTGATCATTCCATTTTGTTGTTTCGCCTGGATATTGTGCCAGATTATTCGTTACTCTTTCAAAAAGTCGAATGCCATTGCGGCCATCATCGATACTTTCCAAAACACTGGTTTTAAGCGACTCAAAGCCTGCAACATAATGGATTGTCACTAAAAAGGCCTGCGGTAATTCTCCCCAGTAATTATCGCGCCAGGGCGACATTAAAGCAGAAGGCATCGTATTTCTTTTTTCTAGTTTTCCGCTTTCAAAAGCAGCTTCAAGCTCGCTGTTTACTTGTGCATAAAAATTATTAGCCATTTGGGCGTTCTGGTAATAGCCACTATTTGCAACTGCTTCTCTCAAACTCCAAAAAAACCAGCCATCTTCGACTTCCCTTTTTTCAACATCTTTACCATACCAGGACCAATGATCCATACTTGCTGCTATTTCATCACTGATGCCGCTTAAGGTTGGTGATACTTGACATATTTTTTCCATTGAACTCAAAGGGACGGAAACATTGTGAATTTCTTCACTGGCTTGAACCGAATAGATTAATTTAATTGTTTTCGTGTAATTGCTATCATTTAATTCGTTGGTCGTGTATACCCCATAGTAAGCATAATTAATACTCGATATAATTATCGTCGTTACTAAAAGTATGACAATTGGACTCCCGACAATTAAAGATCTTTTAACTTTCTCTTTTGATTGCAGTTCTTTTTTCAAAAAAATCGTCAGCCAAGTAATGATGATAACGCCTAGCACCAATGGAATAATCCATATTCCATCTTCTCTTGAATGCCACAACGAGGCGAGCCCAAGGCCTCCGCCGATCGCCCATCCTGCAAGCATCCACTTCTTTTCAAATCGATTAAGATAGACTGCAAACATACAACCGCTAATCATTAGAACTTGAGCTGCGACAAGACTATTTCGATACACTCTAACAAACGTTTCATTTGCAAATGAAATCGGATTGAATATTAAAACAAAAAAGATAATATACAAAGGTAGTTCATTTTTGAATAATTTTTTTACGCCCATCACAAAAACAACGCATCCTAACGCATAAAATCCAGGAACTGCGATGGAATATGGGATTCCAAAAAGAGCATTAATGGCAAGAAAAAGCGGGAAAAAAACACCTTTTACCAAAGTTAATTCTGAATAACTACCCAACCATTGTCCTTTTATCAAGGAATCTGCCATATTTACCATCATGCGATCATCATGTCCCGCTCCAGGGTATGCAAATATAGGAAGCCCTGTCAGTAATAATTGTTTTATTATTATTGCTATAATCATGAATAATATCAATTGATTTTCTTTAATAAAATACCCTAATTTACTGTTTTTTGATCGTTTTGCAAAAGCAACCATTAACTCACCTAGATTCCTTATTATTTTGTTTTATCTTGATTCCATATTTCATTAAGCATATTTAAGTATCGCTCAAAATTATGGCGATGCTGTTTTTTTAGCACTTCTAGTATTACGCCACTGAAAAAGCCAATAATTGCGATAATCCACAACGCTGTAATAACAATCAAAGTCGGATATTTTGCAACCGTTCCGGTATCTAAATAATTCATTACAATCGGAACAAAGAATGCCCCACCGATAACAACTAATATCAATGAGATGATCGAAAAAAATGAATAAGGTTTTGTATCTCTGAATAAAGTTCCAATGGTTTTTAAAACTTTATAGCCATCCGTGTATGTATTTAGTTTGGATTCGCTGCCCTCCGGCCGATCACGATAATCAATCTCTACTTCAACAATTTTAAAATTATTATCCAATGCAAAAATCGTCATTTCGGTTTCTATTTCAAATCCTTTTGATGTCACCGGAAATGATTTTATGAATTCTTTTGTAAATCCCCTTGATCCTGTCATGATATCTTTAACTTCTGCTTTAAATAAAATGTTAATAAGTTTTCTGACCAAAACATTTCCGATATTATGAAATGGTCGTTTATTTTCAGTGAAATAGGTCGATGACAAACGATCACCGATAACCATATCTGCTCTGTTTTCAAGAATCTGTTTCTCTAATTCCAATGCAAATTCAGCAGGGTAAGTATCATCCCCATCAGTCATAATGTAACAATCTGCATCAATATCTCTAAACATTGCTCTGACAACATTGCCTTTTCCCTGTCGATATTCATATCTGACAATTGCTCCAGCTTTTCGGGCTATTTCATCTGTTCCATCTGACGAGTTATTATCATAAACATATATATCTGCATGCGGCATTACCGCCTGGTGATCTCTAATGACCTTCTCTATCGTTTTGGACTCATTATAACAAGGGATAAGTATCGCAGTTTTTTGTATTTTTTCCATATTAAATACCTTTCAATTCTAATTAAATTCTAATCCGTATATCGTAAACCCATTACCACTTGTTAATGGGTTGAATTTTACCTTTTCATTTGACAAACCTGTTAAATTTCGTTTCGATAAAACATATTTCACCTCCATTTTTTTCAAATCTGATGTGCTAAGATTTACTGTAAAGAGATCAGCTGAATTTAAAACAAAATTTGTTTTTTCATTATCGCCAATCAAGTTAACCGTTATGTGTGCATAGCGGTTATAAATATTTTCATTCGACCGATCAGGATCCACTGAGTACCATCGTTCCAAATTCGGATAAACATTTGTTGAGTTTATCGTTGGCGCTCCTACCATTATTGGTATGTTGGTTGAGGGATAACCCATTTCTTCCCCCGAATCTACAATCCACAAGCCGTTGTCATTATTACTGATTTCCGCAATTTTTTTTACGATATCTTGATTATAGATAACATCCAGGCCTCGAACCACTGGATTCACAAGCATTCCTGAAACAAACATAATTCCGATTGTTAAAACAAGAAATGTTTTTTGAGCAATTGGCTTTTTCCAGCTTAATAAAACATAAAACATCCCACAGATTAGCGGAGCAATTAACAAGGCCATTTTTGTATCAATATATCCTTCATAAACGTTTATTGACATACTCGTCATAAAACATCCTAAAATTATCGCGATAGTCATCTTTATCCACCGCGAAAATTCGGTTTCAATCAAAGTCAATGCTCGCATTAGCAGTAGAATATTGAGTAATCCGACTGCCAGAAAAACCCGTGCAGGCTGGGCGTGACTCAGTAAACTTATCTTTGCCAGCCAATCTGGCCATTGCACCAAACAATAACCAGAAAGAATAATAAAGCTAATAAAAAACAGTGTTAAATAAACATCTCTCTTTTTCTCTTTGAAATATACCCATAATGCCAAAAATATCCCCATCGGGAAAAAATCATAAAACGCCGATAGTTCACAAACGTTAGCATATGGTAATTCCCGGGATGTCCCAAAAAAAATATTTCCGAGATATAGAAAAAAACGATTAAATTGTCCTCCTCCAGTTTCAAAACGGTCCCCTGGATAAACGGTACCGATTACCGAAAGAATTGTATCATAGGATAGCGAAAAAATGTATCCCATTCCGCATCCCAAAGCAATAATAATACATATAAAAATGACAGTATCTTTTTTTCGCCAAACTATTTTTTGGCGATTTTCATAGCAAAGCCCAATCAATAATGCTAAAAAAACATAAAAAAGTGGAATCTGCCATGCCGGATAAAGTGCAAGGATATAACCGCCAGTACAAATTAACATAATAGCAGCAAACAAACTTCGCAAATAATAATTATCGGTATTAATATACAAGTACACCATTACAATCAACAACTGTCCAAAAACAAGCATTTCGATCAAGCTATTTACCGCAAACCACCATTGAACGATTGGTGCCCACGTCATTAAAACTGCGTAGCTTGTCGCTAATACTTTGTTTCTTTTGCATAAGATCATAGCAAATTCAAAAGATACCAAAAACAACCCAATAATTCGACCCATCCAAAAAAACGAAAGACCATTTTCAGGTGGAAGTACCAAATAACCCCAATGAAAGGGTCTGAAAAGCACAGCAATGTTTTTAACCGGCTGTCCATAAACAATAAATGCATCTGTCAATGCACCACGCATCGTTTCACTAAAATAAGGGAAAGCCCCCGAGTGATTGAAATATTGTGATAGCATCATTGGCGTATTGACTGCCCATTCATCACTTCGGACACTTCGAAAAATCCCAATTAGGGGATTGTATTTTTCTGTTGCTTCAAAAATATATTGCCAATATTGTATTGACGAACCGTGAATTCCCGCCACCACTAATAGCAGAAATATAATGCCACTAATAGCATAACGATACTGATACAAATAGTGGAACACTTTATTTCGATCAAAACAATTCAAGATAATTATTGTTATCGTTGTAAATGATCCAATTAAAAAGATGCGTTTCCATCGTACTGCTAAGATAAAATGATAAAAAAAGTTTTTATCGAGAATTTCATAAGGCGAAATAGCCATTTCAATGATAAGAAAATATAATTCCATTAAAACTGGTAACAAAACTAATAATAGGAGACTTATTAGAATCATAATTTTCTTATTTTCAAGTTTAATCATGCAAAATCTCCCACCTAAAATAGTTTATTAATATAAATATGACGCTTTGTATTCTAAACTTGATTATATTTTACACCGATTAATAATATTGTTTTATCGTTAGTGCAAGCGATATAATAATAAAATAGATTGGCACAATCGTCGTCATGATGTCATACTGCTTTATTTGACTCGGTTTAAGCTGCTCAAACGATGGTCCAATATTCAACAAAAAAGGGATGATCGGAAGAAAACCAATGAAATAACGCCCTTGAACGCCGTTTATGATAGTTGAACCGACTGGCGTCCAGGTTAAATACATCGACAATTCGATTGCCATATATATCCCTAAAATAACGATTAAACTACCAAATCGAGCCAATTTACTCTGAACAAACTCTCGTGGATAAAAAACTGAGATCGAGCCAAAAAAGAATAAATATAATAACCCAATCCCATTTGATCCATATGTTAACCAGCCAAAATTAAAAAGCATCAAATAATTTGTGATACCTTCAATCAAATTGTGCCCAAAAATCTGACTATTTTGGATCGGATCACTGATAAAAAACTGCAGCTGCTCTTTCATATTCACACCAGCCGGCAAAAAAGGGTGTGGTATCGAAGAGTATGCTTTCATCCAAACCAGTGAAAACACGGCTGTCAACACAATCGCTAAAAAGCCTAACCTGTATATCCATCGCTTTTGATATTTATTTCCGGGAATGAATACCAATAACAAAATCAATAAAACAAAAGGAAACTTCGTCAGTGTTATCAACATGCATAATCCTGTATAACTCACCATTTCAAGTAGACCAATTGAATGATTTGCTTTATTCAATAAATACAGAAAATAAGCAAATGTTACAAATATAATGCCAATTCCAAATGCATCCTGATTGTAAGAAGCCGCAATATATACTGCCATGGGAATGGTCCCCACAACAAAAAATATTTTTTTTAAAACTGGTGTTAACTTGATTGCCATACTCACCATAATTGCATAAAAGAGAACATTAGTTATCCTTCCTAAATAAAATGTCCAAAGCACACTGAGATTAATGAGCCGTCCCAATCCAATACCAATCGCCTGGGGTATATAGGAAATAAAAGAATATGCATTTGTTGCCTTTAATCCATTACTCTCATTTTGTTGAACATCACTGTCCGGTATGTTTAAGGTATTCACCAAGATTGTTTTTTGAGATTGATTCTTTAATAATTTATAGTCTTCACTAATCAATAGCTCTGAATCGAGATTGCTGACTGTTAATTTACCTTCAGCTAAATACATCGCTCGAGCTAGATGAGCTGTTTCATCAGGCGTATCCAAAATTGGAGTGATCAAAGAAAAAACGATGCCAAAGCTTAAAATAATAATAAATGCATCTCGCTGTAACTTCTTTCCTGTAAAAAAAATTATCAACACAGTTATGATGAGCACAATACCCATCACAAGCGGAACCGTATTAACCAATCCTCCAAAAAAGAATAAAAAGGATAAAAATATCAGTCCACCGATAGTTGCATATAACCATCGGTCCTTGAAGTCAGAAAGAACAACCAACCAAATTGCAGCAGGTTTTATCTGTCTGATTTGTCTTATTATTATTTCTATTCGGTCCATCAATCTTTGAACCATAATTCACACCTCTTAAAGTTGTATTGACTTCACAGTGAGTTTTAAATATCAATATCCACTCTCAAATACGGCCTTAAACGTCATAAAAAAAACTTTGACATCAAACCATAATGTCCATTTTTCAATATATTCGATATCACACTCGATCCGTTTATGAATCGAGGTATCGCCCCGCCAGCCCTGAACCTGAGCCCAACCTGTTATTCCCGGTCGAACATGGTGCTTGATCATGTACTTGGGAATTTCATGTTGAAATTGGGTAACATAATGGGGACGTTCAGGTCTGGGGCCAACAATACTCATGTCTCCTTTTAAGACATTGACGAATTGTGGCAGCTCATCAATACTTGTTTTTCTGATAAAAGCGCCGAATTTTGTTTTTCTCGGATCATTTTCAGTGGTCCATCCGATTTCACCGGGGATCGATGCATCGCTCCGCATCGATCTGAATTTATAGATCCAGAATTCCTTCCGGCCCATCCCAACCCGAATCTGTTTATAAATAACTGGCCCTGGTGAAGTGACCTTAACCAGAATTGCGGTAATAATCATAATTGGTGATACTAAAATTAATATTATCAGTGACAACATGATATCTAAAGCTCGTTTTATCCATTTATTTAAGGGCTGATCCAATGGAATATAACGGGTATTGATCAGCGGAATCCCATCCAATTCGTCAAAGTAAGCCTTTGTTCCCTGAATTAAGTGAAAATAATCCGGAATAATCTGCGTTTTGATTCCCTGATACTCACAAATATCAATTACTTCATCAATTCGTTTGTAGCTGGTATTAGGCAACGCAATAATAACCTCATCGACCTGATACTCTTCCAGGATTTCATTCATTTCCCGGGTGGTTCCCAAAATGGGGATCCCATCTTTATCACTTTTATGGTAATAGTCATCGACGTATCCGGTAACCTTATACCCTAATTGCCGATCACCGGCAACTTTTGCAGCAAAAGTCTGGCCAATGCTGCCAGCTCCGACGATGATAATATACTTGATATTAAAACCTCGTTCCCGTGCCATTCTTAAAATCTTTCGAATAGAGCCTCGTTCGACGATCATTAAAACAGTCGAAGTTAAAAAGAAAATCCCTAACATATAGCGGGAAAAATGGATACTTTTTGTCGTAAATAAGTAAGACATCAAAATGGTAATTCCGATGATATTAGAAAGAATGATTTCCCTGAATTCCTTGAAAAACTGTTGTTTCCGATAGGGTTGATACAGTCCAAAAGTTGTGAACAAAATGAGGTAGAGAGGGATGATGATGACCAGCAAATCAAGGTAAGCACCCAGATTCATGGTTCGCACACCATCATCAAAAAATGGCGATACAAATCGAATATACCATGCAAATAACAGCGAAGCCGTCACAACACATATATCGAACAATACCAAAATCAGATTAAAAAAACGCTGATTGCTTTTTATCATTTTTAATCGCCTCTCATTATAAATTCCTAAACAGTTTCGTAATTGCCAAACACAGATATTATTTTCTGCGATTATTCTTTGCTAAAGCTCTTTTCTTCATAATGGTTGTCCCGGTAATCACGAACCATCTCGTTAATTTATGATACTTTTTCTGATAATGCTTATTATAAAAAATTGTCATGGAATCATAAAAGGCGGCAATTACTTGGGGATTTCGTTTTCCAATGCCGCTGGCTTTTTTATGATGAAAGATGCGAATTTCCGGATAATACATCACCTGGTAACCAGCGTTCTTAATCCGATAACACCAGTCGATGTCTTCTCCGTACATAAAAAAATCCTCGTCTAACGGTCCAACCTGATCAATCACTGCTCGAGGAACCAGCATAAATGCACCCATAATACAATCGATGGAACACGTCTTGTTTTCATCTACATAAGTCAGGTTATATGCCCCAAAATGAACATTATCTGGAAAAGCGGTATCAAGATTCAGGCTATGATATAAACCATTTAGCGGTGTTGGAAAACTTCTTTTGCAAGCTGGGTCCAATTTCCCGGATGGCAAAAGTATTTTACAACCTAGTGCTCCAATATGCTTGTGATCTTTTACAAACGCGATTGCCCCTTTTAAGGTATTAAGTTCAACAATGGTATCCGAATTAAGTAATAGAATATAATCGCCCTTTGATTCATTAATGCCGATGTTATTCGCTTTTGAAAAACCCAAGTTTTCGGTATTTTTAATAATTGTCACGCCGGGAAACTGTTTTTCAATGGCTTCGACACTGCCATCTTGCGAAGCATTATCGACAAGGATAATTTCATAGTCCAATCCTTTGGTATTACTTTTAATAACGGAGTCGATACAGTTTGATGTCAATTCTTCTGTTTTATAATTAACAATGATAATTGATAAATCCATTTCAAGCCTTTCTTAAGCCTTTTTGTCTTTCAAAAGACATTATATTTTACCATACACTTTTTAAATATGGAAGGAAAGATATCCAAAGTGTTTTTATTTCCTCAATTTATTTGCTACAAACCGCAAAACGTTGATCAGTAATTGCACCTCAATAAACAAATAATGGCCCAGATTTTTGAATGCGAATGGTACCTTATCGATTTTCCCAAGCGTCATAAATCCTTCTTTTATACCTGAAGCATAATCTTTTCCATAACCCCTTTTTGTAAAAAGCGAATATTTGATTAAAAAGCCTGTAAGTAGAAAGGGGCTGTTAATAATCAACTGTAATATCGGCATATTTTTATAAGCCACATAGATATTATTTCTTGCTGATATTTGTACTTTGAAAGGACTGTACTTTTGTCCTTCTGCCGTGGTTGCACTACCAATATGATAGCAGATAGCTTTGGGTTCATAACGATTTTTATAACCATAAATCAGCCCGCGATAGGAGATATCCACATCTTCCATATAGGCAAAAAAATCCTCGTCAAATAAGCCAATCTTATCCAAAACCGTTCGTCGGTAGATACCCGCACCGGCACAGGTACTGAACACTGGAGATGGGGTGTCATAAGACTTCAAAAGTTTTCCGTCACCACGTTTATACCCCCACCCCAGGATATTATAAAAATCTCCGGCATCATCAAGCTTATCGCGTTCATAAAAACGAATCATTTTAGCGCTGACTGAAAATATTTTGGCGCTTTCCTCAATGTGTAAATATAAGTACTTCACAAAATCCTGGTCAACCACGACATCATTATTTAAAAGCAAACAATATTTGCCGCTACTGGCTAAAATTCCCTGATTAACCGATTTATCAAAACCCGAATTTACTGGGTTTTCCAGTAACGTTACCTGCTTGTATGTTTTAATAATTTTAACGCTATCATCATTGGAACAATCATCCACTACGATGATTTCCATTTTTCCTAACTTAAAAAAACTTTGGATCAGAATGCTGTCCAAACAATTTGCAATAAATTTTTCGCCATTATAGTTCGGAATAATAACCGAAACATCATACTTCATAAAATCTTCCTCGAGTTCCAATTTATAGTCCGTACTATTATAACATAGGATTCGCTTTTACTGAACAAAAAGAGGCCGAGAAACACGTCTCAGTCTCTTTTTTGATCGATATGTTAGTTTGCATTCCGATAAGGATTATGAAAATCAATCCATATTTCCGGATCGACACAGGCATAATCGGCATTGGCGATTGCGCCAAAATGGAGATGTGAACCATAGGCATCATCAATGTATTTCCCTTGAGTATTGTAACCCGATCCCCCAACGGAGCCAATCTTTTGTCCCATGCTGACTGATTGACCGACACTGACATTAATTTCCTGAAGGTGGCCATAAAAGAACGATACGCTCTCGCCATATCGGTCAGTGGTGCGAATCCGAATGTAGCGACCATATCCCATGAAATAACCGGCTTTTTCTACCACCCCATTTGCCACTGAATAGCAGCTTGCATAACGATCGGCGGGGATGTCAATTCCTTCATGAATGTCGCCCCACCTTGGTCCAAACCAGTCGGTCTGGTCACCGGGATCAGGCTTGTAATTTTTATCCAGCGGATAAGCAAAAAATCCGTAGATGGTCGCGGTATTCTGCAAAATATGTTTAACTGAGTCTTTTACAAAAACAGTTTTGTTATTTCGATCCACTAAATAAGCATGGGTGATAAAATCATCGACAATAATAGTGTAATTGTTTAAATTAATCGTGGCTTCCCAAGTGTTGTTTCCAATATAGGTGGCCTGTTCCCAGTGCACATCATCCTGACCATTGGTACGACTCCAGGTTGGGAAAATAACACTGGCCACACCATTTTCATTACTGACATTTTTTATTCTTATTTTAAAAACATTATTGAGAACCGCATTATCATATTCAATGGTTGGTTTAACATCTGGCATGGTAAATTCCGAATTGGTGAACGCAATCGTTTCTCCTGTCGTTCCCCGCAGGTAAGCGTGGACAATGAACGGTCCTGTTTCAAACCCATGGTTTTCAATGTCTACATATGCATAAAACTCACCATTCGGACCCAAAGCACCCTCATACCATTTTAATTCATCTTGCCCATTTCGTTTTGTCCATACTGCAAATGCCACACTTTTAGCGCCAGTCTTGCCCCCGCAGTTTTGAGTAACAATCGAAAATTTTGATGCGTTGTTGTCCGGCTGGACCTTAATTTCCAATGGCTCCTTCAAAAATGGATTCTTGACAATCTGTTCAATCGCACCACAATACTTTTGCTGACCATCTTTATTCATTAGGTAGGCGTGGGTGATAAACGTATCATAGCTGCGTTTGTAGTCATTGATATGGACGGTTGCTTCCCAGGTATCATTCCCCACATAAGTTCCTGGTTCCCATCGCAAATCATCCTGTCCATCGACCTGAGTCCAGGTTGGAAAACTTACCCAGCTAACCCCCTGGGGATTGCTCGCCCCCGTAAGGCGAACCTTATAGGCGTTGTTTATCACTTCTGTTAAACTAATTGCCGGTTTTTGCGTTTCCAAGCTTTGTGTATTAACAAAGGTTTTGATCACCTCTCCTTTTAATCCATAGATATAGGTATGAATATTATAAATTCCAGTTTCAAAACCGTGGTCTTTGGCGTCGACGGTCAGGCTGTACTCACCTTTGCTATCGAGGGTTCCTTCATACCAGCGGAGATCATCCTGGCCATTTCTTTCAGACCAGGTGGGAAAACAAACTTTGCTGATCCCCGTTTTTCCGGCATAGCCAACGGTACTGATGCTAAATTGGGTTGTACTTCCCGTTATTTGTGTAATATTGACGTTTAGATCATTAACATTCAGGGCCGTTGCTGATAAATTCGTCAGATCTTCGGCTTTTTCTTCGTTAAGAGCTGTTGCTATCTCGGTCTCAGCTGGTTTCTCATTTGAACTCACATCGGAAAGATTATTTTCATTGATCTCCGGTCCGGTTCCTTCACCACTTTTTTCACCAGCCGATTCTGGTTCAGATGGTTTCTTTTGATTAATCACGACTTCTTCCGTTATGGGATTTTCGATTTTTATCTCGATACTGCGTTGTTTAGCAAGTTCGTAACCCGCTTGGGTTTTAATTTGCTTTAATTGATATTTCCCTTCATTTACATTTTTGATGATTGCGCAACCGCTTACATCACTAACACAGGTTTCCAACACTTCATTTTTATCATTCTGAATTTCAAAAACAGCTTTGTCAATTGGCTCACCTATTTCATTTTTTACAACGATCACCTGTTTGACGGATTCTTTGGCTTCCTGAGCCAGGACTTGCCCCGATGACAAAAGCAACGTAACTATCCAGCAAATCGTTAACAATCTAAACCAACTTTTTTTTCCTGCTCGTAATTTCATTTCGCTCCTCGCGTTAAATTTAATCGTTTTCGCTGACTGGTAAGAACACCGCATTTAATTTAAACCAATTTGATCTTTTCTCTACCCTATCATTTTTGTATTACATATGTCAAGGTTAGAAGATAAAAAGACAGAGTTGAAAAATTCAACTCTGTCTTTTAAAATTAAAACTTTTTCATAATCGCTTTAACCTTACCTGCATAGGTTGTATCTGCAGCCCAGGTTCCTGCCAGTCCTTCAACAGAAACCGCTCGTAGTCTAAGCGAATCATTCCACCTTGGATCTACCTTGGGTTGATTCAAGGCTGAGCTACTGGCATAGCATTTTAAATGCTGTACATGACCTCTGATTCCAGTTTGCAGGCCAGCACTGCTATAGCCATATACCGCGGCAAAATCATAACCCGGTACTCCGCCAGTCGCACCTAAACCGGCAAAATTAAATTGCGCAGGTTTGACATCGCCACCAAATTGAAGATTCCCGGTTTCCAGCATTGCCTGTGCAAAAGCGACCTCGGCGCGAACGCCTTCCGCATTACACTCCTGAATATACAGATCTACAAAAGTCTCCAGATTCACACCAAGATCATTGTAAATCTGGGGATAAACTTTTCCAGTTGCTTTGTAATAGGCTACCAGTTGCGCTGCGGTTACCGTCGTTGCACCCATAATTGGGGTTTCAATATAGCGGACACTCGCGGATGTGTTTCCCAGGAATACCATTCGTCCATCTGCTTCGACACCGTAGGCGTGAATCGAATAGGTACCGCTGTCGCCATTATGGTTTTTTGCATCAATAGTCGCCTGATAACTTCCATCATTCTGTTTGGTCGCTGTGTACCATTTGATATCGTCCTGACCATTTAAATCACTCCAGGTCGGAAGCTGAATACTCTGAATTCCATTCGGGGCAGTTATTCCACCAACGGTAACGGTAATAATGTTTTCTGCAACTGCGGCTTTGACTGTTGATGCTGTCATCGGCGTAGTCATCACACTCACTGAAGTATTCCCTAAAAGTATCATCTTGCCATTATTGTCAGTCCCATATACATGAATACTATAGGTGCCACCAGAATAATTGTGATCTTTAATATCAATCGTTACACTATAGCTCCCATCATTTTGCTTGGTTGCGGTGTACCATTTTAAATCATCCTGCCCACCAACA
This window encodes:
- a CDS encoding GBS Bsp-like repeat-containing protein — its product is MKLRAGKKSWFRLLTICWIVTLLLSSGQVLAQEAKESVKQVIVVKNEIGEPIDKAVFEIQNDKNEVLETCVSDVSGCAIIKNVNEGKYQLKQIKTQAGYELAKQRSIEIKIENPITEEVVINQKKPSEPESAGEKSGEGTGPEINENNLSDVSSNEKPAETEIATALNEEKAEDLTNLSATALNVNDLNVNITQITGSTTQFSISTVGYAGKTGISKVCFPTWSERNGQDDLRWYEGTLDSKGEYSLTVDAKDHGFETGIYNIHTYIYGLKGEVIKTFVNTQSLETQKPAISLTEVINNAYKVRLTGASNPQGVSWVSFPTWTQVDGQDDLRWEPGTYVGNDTWEATVHINDYKRSYDTFITHAYLMNKDGQQKYCGAIEQIVKNPFLKEPLEIKVQPDNNASKFSIVTQNCGGKTGAKSVAFAVWTKRNGQDELKWYEGALGPNGEFYAYVDIENHGFETGPFIVHAYLRGTTGETIAFTNSEFTMPDVKPTIEYDNAVLNNVFKIRIKNVSNENGVASVIFPTWSRTNGQDDVHWEQATYIGNNTWEATINLNNYTIIVDDFITHAYLVDRNNKTVFVKDSVKHILQNTATIYGFFAYPLDKNYKPDPGDQTDWFGPRWGDIHEGIDIPADRYASCYSVANGVVEKAGYFMGYGRYIRIRTTDRYGESVSFFYGHLQEINVSVGQSVSMGQKIGSVGGSGYNTQGKYIDDAYGSHLHFGAIANADYACVDPEIWIDFHNPYRNAN